Proteins encoded by one window of Synechococcus sp. WH 7805:
- a CDS encoding AAA family ATPase yields MSTERITDDLQRLLSLLPASVGRVLEQDDHSDQLLEVVLDLGRLPEARYPGRSLALGERLLERKDLEEMVDRLGQFGADNRAGIERTLHRISAIRNRRGDVVGLTCRVGRAVFGTVAMVRDLLDSDQSLLLMGRPGVGKTTALREIARVLADELQKRVVVIDTSNEIAGDGDIPHPAIGRARRMQVARPELQHQVMIEAVENHMPEVIVIDEIGTELEAQAARTIAERGVMLVATAHGNALTNLIKNPTLCDLVGGIESVTLGDEEARRRRSQKTVLERAAEPTFPIAIEMHSRHRWAVHDDVARTVDLLLRGQSPRPQERELTEHGSVRLVDSGVPNSPRAPQRRPALAVVPLPNPETGSTRDSHRRDEETGGRDRDAETLRVFCCGISRQRLEEAVRCHRWPVQAVDDLSAADVLLSVRQGLGCQPDLRRQAREAEVPILVIKSDSLPQVERALERLLSRRPLAGDQPLLPTSGSELGRADALAALEECRLAVEQVVMPEGRPVELLPRSDVVLQMQADLVARYRLRSDVYGPSDQRRLRVFPP; encoded by the coding sequence ATGAGTACCGAACGCATTACCGACGACCTGCAGCGACTTCTGTCGCTTCTTCCTGCATCGGTGGGTCGAGTGCTGGAGCAGGACGATCACAGCGATCAGTTGCTCGAAGTGGTGTTGGATCTCGGCAGGCTCCCTGAAGCCCGTTATCCAGGTCGCTCCCTTGCCTTAGGGGAACGACTCCTTGAGCGAAAGGATCTGGAGGAGATGGTCGATCGTCTCGGACAGTTTGGTGCGGACAATCGGGCTGGCATCGAACGCACGCTTCACCGCATCAGTGCCATTCGCAATCGACGGGGTGATGTTGTGGGGCTCACCTGCAGGGTGGGGCGGGCCGTCTTCGGCACGGTTGCCATGGTGAGGGATCTGCTTGACAGTGATCAATCCCTATTGCTGATGGGGCGGCCGGGTGTGGGAAAGACCACAGCCCTTCGCGAGATCGCCAGGGTTCTCGCTGATGAGCTGCAGAAGCGGGTCGTGGTGATCGATACCAGCAATGAAATCGCCGGCGATGGGGACATTCCGCACCCGGCGATCGGTCGTGCGCGGCGCATGCAGGTTGCGCGCCCTGAGCTGCAGCACCAAGTGATGATCGAGGCCGTCGAGAATCACATGCCTGAGGTGATTGTGATCGATGAGATCGGCACCGAGCTAGAGGCGCAGGCCGCGCGCACCATCGCCGAAAGGGGAGTGATGCTGGTGGCCACGGCCCACGGAAACGCGCTCACCAATCTCATCAAGAATCCGACTCTCTGTGATCTGGTGGGCGGAATCGAATCAGTCACCCTCGGGGATGAGGAGGCACGCCGACGTCGCAGCCAGAAGACAGTCCTTGAGCGGGCCGCTGAACCGACCTTCCCCATTGCAATTGAGATGCACAGCCGTCACCGCTGGGCTGTTCATGACGATGTGGCCCGAACGGTGGATTTGCTTTTGAGGGGGCAGAGTCCAAGGCCCCAGGAACGCGAATTGACTGAGCACGGTTCCGTGCGGCTCGTGGACTCTGGCGTCCCCAACTCCCCGCGTGCCCCGCAACGGCGCCCGGCTCTCGCCGTCGTTCCACTGCCGAATCCTGAAACCGGATCAACGCGAGATTCCCATCGCAGAGATGAGGAAACTGGCGGGAGGGATCGCGATGCGGAAACGCTTCGGGTTTTTTGTTGCGGTATCAGTCGCCAGCGCCTTGAGGAAGCTGTGCGGTGTCATCGATGGCCTGTTCAGGCGGTTGATGATCTTTCCGCAGCTGATGTCCTGCTCAGCGTGCGTCAGGGGCTTGGCTGTCAGCCGGATCTTCGTCGTCAGGCGCGAGAGGCTGAAGTTCCAATCCTGGTGATCAAGTCCGATAGCTTGCCTCAGGTGGAGCGGGCTTTGGAGCGCCTGCTGAGTCGCCGACCACTCGCTGGGGATCAACCGCTGTTGCCGACTTCCGGATCGGAATTAGGACGCGCTGATGCCCTTGCGGCCCTCGAGGAGTGTCGGCTGGCTGTCGAGCAGGTGGTGATGCCTGAGGGACGGCCGGTGGAGCTGTTGCCCCGTAGTGATGTTGTGCTGCAAATGCAGGCTGATCTGGTGGCGCGCTACAGACTGCGCAGTGATGTGTATGGGCCTTCTGATCAGCGTCGTCTCAGGGTTTTTCCTCCTTGA
- a CDS encoding LdpA C-terminal domain-containing domain gives MRQGCWVKLICGASNQDLASISDLCAVYAAAGVHCVDVAADSAVVHAARLGLNCARERTGSSPWLMVSVSDGSDVHFRKAVFDPALCPPDCPRPCERVCPADAITADRGVEASVCYGCGRCLPACPQQLIHAEEHQVGLEGLSQLLQELQPDALEIHTAPERSAAFERTLLAVAASQVPLRRLAVSCGLEGHGVTPAVLARELWHRHGALRRQGMRPLWQLDGRPMSGDVGAGTARAALRLWQQLRTIAPPGPLQLAGGTNDVTISFLQTLDPSVQARPSGVAFGGMARVLLQPLLQQAESRQISLRDWPSGWQEAVSLARSLVEPWLQKV, from the coding sequence TTGCGTCAGGGGTGCTGGGTCAAGTTGATCTGTGGTGCCAGCAATCAGGATCTGGCCTCAATCAGCGACCTGTGTGCTGTGTACGCGGCTGCGGGTGTGCATTGCGTGGATGTCGCGGCCGATTCGGCGGTGGTTCACGCGGCTCGCCTCGGACTGAACTGCGCCCGAGAGCGCACTGGATCCTCTCCCTGGTTGATGGTCAGCGTCAGTGACGGATCCGATGTTCATTTTCGCAAGGCTGTCTTTGACCCAGCGTTGTGCCCCCCCGACTGCCCGAGGCCTTGTGAACGGGTCTGCCCCGCTGACGCCATCACTGCGGATAGAGGCGTTGAGGCCAGCGTTTGTTATGGATGTGGGCGCTGTCTTCCTGCCTGTCCCCAGCAGCTCATCCACGCCGAGGAGCACCAGGTCGGACTCGAGGGTTTGAGTCAATTGCTTCAGGAGCTGCAGCCGGATGCTCTGGAAATTCACACGGCACCGGAGCGAAGCGCGGCTTTCGAACGCACGCTGCTTGCGGTGGCTGCGTCCCAAGTTCCCCTGCGTCGCCTGGCTGTCAGCTGTGGGCTGGAAGGTCACGGAGTCACTCCAGCTGTTTTGGCCAGGGAGCTCTGGCATCGTCATGGCGCTCTGCGTCGACAGGGCATGCGACCCCTCTGGCAGTTGGATGGCCGGCCGATGAGCGGGGATGTGGGGGCTGGGACGGCCCGTGCCGCCCTGCGGCTCTGGCAGCAGCTGCGCACGATCGCTCCTCCAGGACCATTGCAGCTGGCCGGAGGCACCAACGATGTGACGATCAGCTTTCTGCAAACGCTGGATCCATCGGTCCAGGCACGACCCTCAGGTGTGGCGTTTGGCGGGATGGCTCGGGTGCTCCTCCAGCCTTTGCTTCAGCAGGCGGAGTCTCGTCAGATATCGCTGCGGGATTGGCCCTCGGGTTGGCAGGAAGCAGTGTCGCTGGCCCGTTCTCTCGTGGAACCCTGGTTGCAGAAGGTCTGA
- a CDS encoding NAD(P)H-quinone oxidoreductase subunit N: MPLLLSGRGFRRELESAGCMAVHAPLEGGAETRLLRRLRAAGYRTHLSSARGLGDPEVFLFQKHGVRPPHLGHQSVGRGAAVGEVQEVMPQLGEVLLGDKPVVLWLLEGQVLSRSELLTLCDLCRREPRLKVVVEMGGARSLRWQPMTQLLGA; this comes from the coding sequence ATGCCTCTTCTGCTTTCAGGTCGGGGTTTCCGCCGTGAGCTGGAGTCAGCGGGTTGCATGGCTGTTCATGCGCCCCTCGAGGGAGGTGCGGAGACACGTTTGCTCCGACGCCTGCGCGCGGCTGGATATCGCACCCACTTAAGTTCCGCCCGCGGGCTTGGAGATCCTGAGGTGTTTCTGTTTCAGAAACATGGGGTGCGCCCGCCCCATCTGGGCCACCAGAGCGTTGGTCGTGGTGCTGCCGTTGGCGAGGTTCAGGAAGTGATGCCCCAGCTCGGTGAGGTTCTTCTTGGCGATAAGCCTGTCGTGCTCTGGTTGTTGGAAGGCCAGGTTCTGTCCCGCTCCGAACTGTTGACGCTGTGCGATCTCTGCCGAAGGGAGCCGCGTCTCAAAGTCGTTGTGGAAATGGGCGGAGCCAGGAGTTTGCGCTGGCAGCCGATGACCCAGCTGCTCGGGGCCTGA
- the rplC gene encoding 50S ribosomal protein L3 translates to MSIGILGKKLGMSQLFDEQGKAVPVTLIEAGPCRITQLKTTETDGYSAVQIGFGETRDKLVNKPAKGHLAKSGEGVLRHLSEYRVDDVDGLELGGAVTVGDFEAGQKVDVSGDTMGRGFAGYQKRHGFSRGPMTHGSKNHREPGSTGAGTTPGRIYPGKRMAGRYGGKKTTTRGLTILRVDSDRNLLVVKGSVPGKPGALLNIRPANRVGAKPAKGGK, encoded by the coding sequence ATGTCCATCGGCATCCTTGGGAAGAAACTGGGTATGTCCCAGCTCTTCGACGAGCAAGGCAAAGCCGTCCCGGTCACTTTGATCGAGGCGGGGCCTTGCCGGATCACCCAACTCAAAACAACAGAAACTGACGGCTACAGCGCCGTCCAGATCGGCTTCGGGGAGACCCGCGACAAGCTGGTCAACAAACCAGCCAAGGGACACCTCGCCAAATCCGGTGAAGGTGTGCTCCGTCACCTCAGTGAGTACCGCGTCGACGATGTCGACGGCCTGGAACTCGGTGGCGCCGTCACCGTGGGTGACTTCGAAGCCGGCCAGAAGGTTGACGTCAGCGGCGACACGATGGGACGCGGCTTCGCGGGTTACCAGAAGCGCCATGGCTTCAGCCGCGGTCCGATGACGCACGGTTCCAAAAATCACCGTGAACCGGGCTCCACCGGCGCGGGCACAACGCCTGGTCGCATCTACCCCGGTAAGCGCATGGCTGGGCGTTACGGCGGCAAAAAAACCACCACGCGCGGTCTCACCATCCTCAGAGTGGACAGTGACCGCAACTTATTGGTGGTGAAGGGCTCCGTTCCTGGCAAGCCCGGTGCGCTGCTCAACATCCGACCCGCCAATCGCGTGGGTGCCAAGCCCGCCAAAGGAGGTAAGTGA
- the rplD gene encoding 50S ribosomal protein L4 — MANCVVRDWQGKEAGKASLDLKVAKETTALDLMHRAVLRQQAHSRQGTASTLTRSEVRGGGRKPYKQKGTGRARQGSIRTPLRPGGGIVFGPKPRTYNLAMNRKERRLALRTALMARIDDVTVVKDFGASLEAPKTREITDALGRLGIEADSKVLIVVGNPSEVLRRSVRNLEKVKLIAANQLNVFDLLHANALVLGEEALATIQEVYGDD; from the coding sequence ATGGCCAACTGTGTAGTCCGCGACTGGCAGGGCAAGGAAGCCGGAAAGGCCTCCCTGGACCTGAAGGTTGCCAAAGAGACCACAGCCCTTGATTTGATGCACCGTGCGGTCCTGCGCCAGCAGGCCCACAGCCGTCAAGGCACCGCAAGCACTCTCACCAGGTCAGAAGTCCGCGGTGGCGGTCGCAAGCCCTACAAGCAGAAGGGCACAGGTCGAGCACGTCAGGGTTCGATCCGTACGCCTCTCCGTCCCGGTGGCGGCATCGTCTTCGGACCGAAGCCACGCACCTACAACCTGGCGATGAACCGTAAGGAGCGTCGCCTGGCCCTGCGCACCGCATTGATGGCTCGCATCGACGACGTCACCGTGGTGAAGGACTTTGGAGCATCTCTTGAGGCTCCCAAGACCCGGGAAATCACCGATGCCCTCGGACGCCTGGGCATTGAAGCCGATTCCAAAGTTCTGATCGTGGTGGGGAACCCTTCGGAGGTGCTCCGTCGCTCCGTCCGCAACCTCGAGAAGGTGAAGCTGATCGCAGCGAACCAACTCAATGTCTTCGACCTGCTCCACGCCAATGCGCTGGTGCTGGGGGAAGAGGCTCTCGCAACCATCCAGGAGGTTTACGGCGATGACTGA
- a CDS encoding 50S ribosomal protein L23, producing the protein MTERFTGRLADVIRRPLITEKATRALELNQYTFEVDHRAAKPDIKAAVEQLFDVKVTGVSTMNPPRRSRRVGRFAGKRAQVKKAVVRLAEGNSIQLFPES; encoded by the coding sequence ATGACTGAGCGCTTCACCGGACGCCTGGCGGATGTGATCCGCCGGCCGCTGATCACTGAAAAAGCCACCCGTGCACTGGAACTCAACCAGTACACATTTGAGGTGGATCACCGAGCTGCCAAGCCAGACATCAAAGCAGCTGTCGAGCAACTCTTCGATGTCAAGGTCACTGGCGTCAGCACCATGAACCCCCCTCGCCGCAGCCGTCGGGTCGGCCGTTTCGCCGGCAAGCGTGCCCAGGTGAAAAAGGCCGTGGTGCGCCTCGCCGAAGGCAACTCCATCCAACTCTTCCCTGAGTCCTGA
- the rplB gene encoding 50S ribosomal protein L2, translating to MAIRTFRPYTPGTRTRVVTDFSEVTGRKPERSLVVPKHRRKGRNNRGVITCRHRGGGHKRQYRVVDFRRNKHGVPAKVAAIHYDPHRNARLALLFYTDGEKRYILAPAGITVGQTVISGPDAPIEDGNAMPLSSVPLGSSVHCVELYAGRGGQMVRTAGASAQVMAKEGDYVALKLPSTEVRLVRRECYATLGEVGNSEIRNTSLGKAGRRRWLGRRPQVRGSVMNPCDHPHGGGEGRAPIGRSGPVTPWGKPALGLKTRKRNKPSNKFVLRKRRKTSKRSRGGRDS from the coding sequence ATGGCAATTCGCACTTTCCGCCCCTACACCCCCGGAACCCGCACCCGGGTGGTCACCGACTTCAGTGAAGTCACCGGCCGCAAGCCGGAACGCTCGCTTGTGGTGCCCAAACACCGCCGCAAGGGACGCAACAACCGCGGCGTGATCACCTGCCGCCATCGCGGCGGTGGCCACAAGCGGCAGTACCGCGTCGTTGATTTCCGACGCAACAAGCACGGTGTGCCCGCCAAGGTGGCGGCCATCCATTACGACCCGCACCGCAATGCACGGCTGGCGTTGCTCTTCTACACCGATGGAGAAAAGCGCTACATCCTTGCCCCTGCTGGGATCACGGTCGGACAGACAGTGATTTCAGGGCCTGATGCCCCGATCGAGGACGGCAACGCCATGCCGCTCTCCTCCGTGCCACTCGGTTCGAGTGTGCATTGCGTCGAGCTCTACGCCGGACGAGGAGGCCAGATGGTCCGCACAGCCGGTGCCAGTGCCCAGGTGATGGCGAAGGAAGGCGACTACGTCGCCCTCAAACTGCCCTCCACTGAGGTGCGTCTGGTCCGACGCGAGTGCTACGCCACGCTGGGCGAAGTCGGTAATTCCGAGATTCGCAATACCAGCCTGGGCAAAGCCGGTCGTCGTCGCTGGCTGGGACGTCGTCCCCAGGTGCGAGGCAGTGTGATGAACCCCTGCGACCACCCCCACGGTGGTGGCGAGGGTCGAGCACCCATCGGCCGCTCTGGTCCTGTGACCCCATGGGGCAAACCTGCCCTTGGTCTCAAGACTCGCAAGCGCAATAAGCCGAGTAACAAGTTCGTCCTCCGGAAGCGTCGCAAGACGTCCAAGCGGAGCCGTGGCGGACGCGACTCCTGA
- the rpsS gene encoding 30S ribosomal protein S19 gives MGRSLKKGPFIADSLLRKVEKQNAADDKSVIKTWSRASTILPMMIGHTIAVHNGKTHVPVFVTEQMVGHKLGEFAPTRTFKGHIKDKKGGR, from the coding sequence ATGGGACGTTCACTTAAAAAAGGCCCTTTCATCGCTGACAGCCTTCTTCGCAAGGTTGAAAAGCAGAATGCCGCCGACGACAAGTCGGTGATCAAGACGTGGTCCAGGGCCTCCACAATCCTGCCGATGATGATCGGTCACACCATTGCCGTACACAACGGCAAAACCCACGTGCCGGTCTTCGTGACCGAGCAGATGGTCGGTCACAAGCTGGGCGAATTCGCTCCGACCCGCACCTTCAAGGGCCACATCAAAGACAAGAAAGGAGGCCGCTGA
- the rplV gene encoding 50S ribosomal protein L22 yields the protein MTTSSPTATTAQAHGRFIRGSVSKVRRVLDQIRGRTYRDALIMLEFMPYRSTGPITKVLRSAVANAEHNLGLDPSTLVISQASADMGPSMKRYRPRAQGRAYAIKKQTCHISIAVASQTDS from the coding sequence ATGACAACGTCATCCCCAACGGCAACCACCGCCCAAGCCCACGGCCGCTTCATCCGCGGCTCCGTGTCCAAGGTGCGGCGGGTGCTCGATCAGATCCGCGGACGCACCTATCGCGACGCGCTGATCATGCTCGAGTTCATGCCCTATCGCTCCACCGGCCCGATCACCAAGGTGCTGCGTTCTGCAGTGGCCAACGCCGAGCACAACCTCGGCCTTGACCCGTCCACCCTGGTGATCTCCCAGGCCAGCGCCGATATGGGCCCCTCCATGAAGCGCTATCGGCCCCGCGCCCAGGGTCGCGCCTACGCGATCAAAAAGCAGACCTGTCACATCAGCATTGCTGTGGCATCCCAGACCGACTCCTGA
- the rpsC gene encoding 30S ribosomal protein S3 encodes MGHKIHPTGLRLGITQEHRSRWYASSKSYPTLLQEDDRIRKFIHKKYGSAGISDVLIARKADQLEVELKTARPGVLVGRQGSGIEDLRSGIQKTVGDPNRQVRINVVEVERVDADAFLLAEYIAQQLEKRVAFRRTIRMAVQRAQRAGVLGLKIQVSGRLNGAEIARTEWTREGRVPLHTLRADIDYATKVASTTYGVLGIKVWVFKGEVLGDEAQQQLPVGATPRRRAGRRPQQFEDRSNEG; translated from the coding sequence ATGGGACACAAAATCCATCCAACCGGCTTACGCCTGGGGATCACCCAGGAGCACCGGTCCCGCTGGTACGCCTCCAGCAAAAGTTATCCGACCCTCCTCCAAGAGGATGATCGGATCCGCAAGTTCATCCACAAGAAGTACGGCTCCGCCGGCATCAGTGATGTTCTGATCGCCCGCAAGGCCGATCAGCTTGAAGTGGAACTCAAAACCGCACGTCCCGGCGTGTTGGTCGGCCGCCAGGGCAGTGGCATCGAGGATCTTCGCTCCGGCATCCAGAAAACTGTTGGTGATCCAAACCGTCAGGTCCGGATCAACGTGGTTGAAGTGGAACGGGTCGATGCCGACGCATTTCTGTTGGCCGAATACATCGCCCAACAACTGGAAAAGCGGGTGGCCTTCCGCCGCACAATCCGCATGGCCGTGCAGCGAGCCCAACGGGCTGGCGTTCTCGGCCTCAAGATCCAGGTGTCCGGTCGCCTCAACGGAGCCGAGATTGCCCGGACCGAGTGGACCCGCGAAGGGCGTGTTCCCCTTCACACCCTGCGCGCTGACATCGACTACGCCACCAAGGTGGCCAGCACGACCTATGGCGTGCTGGGGATCAAGGTTTGGGTGTTCAAGGGCGAAGTGCTGGGGGATGAAGCCCAGCAGCAACTGCCTGTGGGGGCAACCCCGCGGCGTCGGGCCGGCCGCAGGCCCCAACAGTTCGAAGACCGCTCCAACGAGGGGTGA
- the rplP gene encoding 50S ribosomal protein L16, with amino-acid sequence MLSPKRVKFRKQQRGRMRGVATRGNTIAFGQFALQAQECGWITSRQIEASRRAMTRYVKRGGKIWIRIFPDKPVTMRAAETRMGSGKGNPEFWVAVIKPGRILFEMGGDEITPEIAKEAMRLAQYKLPVKTKFISLDEQEQSTGANAPAAAAATVES; translated from the coding sequence ATGCTGAGTCCAAAACGCGTCAAATTCCGCAAGCAGCAGCGCGGCCGCATGCGTGGCGTCGCCACCCGTGGCAACACCATCGCTTTCGGTCAGTTCGCCCTGCAGGCACAAGAATGTGGCTGGATCACCTCGCGTCAAATCGAGGCCAGCCGTCGTGCCATGACCCGCTACGTCAAACGTGGCGGAAAGATCTGGATCCGAATTTTCCCGGACAAACCGGTCACCATGCGTGCCGCCGAAACCCGTATGGGTTCCGGTAAGGGCAACCCGGAATTCTGGGTGGCAGTGATCAAACCCGGTCGGATCCTGTTTGAAATGGGTGGTGATGAAATCACCCCCGAAATCGCAAAGGAAGCCATGCGCCTGGCGCAGTACAAGCTCCCTGTGAAGACCAAGTTCATCAGCCTCGATGAACAGGAGCAGTCCACCGGAGCCAATGCCCCGGCTGCTGCTGCCGCCACCGTGGAGTCCTGA
- the rpmC gene encoding 50S ribosomal protein L29, protein MARPNASELRQLSDADITDQINGLRRELFDLRFQQATRQLGNTHRFKQSRIKLAQLLTVQKERQSSTAS, encoded by the coding sequence ATGGCACGTCCCAATGCTTCCGAGCTGCGTCAGCTCTCCGACGCAGACATCACAGATCAGATCAACGGCCTGCGCCGTGAACTATTCGATCTGCGCTTCCAGCAAGCCACCCGGCAGCTGGGTAACACCCACCGTTTCAAGCAGAGCCGCATCAAGCTGGCTCAGCTGCTGACGGTGCAAAAGGAGCGTCAAAGCTCCACCGCCTCCTGA
- the rpsQ gene encoding 30S ribosomal protein S17, which translates to MALKERVGTVVSDKMDKTVVVAVENRFPHPIYQKTVSRTTRYKAHDENNSVRVGDRVRITETRPLSRHKRWAVAEVLSHSPKAEGAQK; encoded by the coding sequence ATGGCACTCAAGGAAAGGGTCGGCACCGTCGTCAGCGACAAGATGGACAAAACGGTGGTGGTGGCGGTGGAAAACCGCTTCCCACATCCCATCTATCAAAAGACGGTGAGCCGCACCACCCGCTACAAAGCTCACGACGAGAACAACAGTGTTCGCGTCGGCGACCGGGTTCGCATCACCGAAACTCGCCCGCTCAGCCGTCACAAGCGCTGGGCCGTCGCCGAAGTGCTCAGCCACAGTCCCAAGGCTGAGGGGGCTCAAAAATGA
- the rplN gene encoding 50S ribosomal protein L14 — protein sequence MIQQESFLTVADNSGAKRIQCIRVLGTNRRYAHVGDVIVAAVKDAMPNMGVKKSDVVKAVVVRTKATLRRDTGNSIRFDDNAAVIINDDKNPKGTRVFGPVARELRERNFTKIVSLAPEVI from the coding sequence ATGATCCAGCAGGAATCGTTCCTCACCGTCGCCGACAACAGCGGCGCCAAGCGCATCCAGTGCATCCGTGTGCTGGGCACCAACCGTCGCTACGCCCACGTCGGTGATGTGATTGTTGCCGCCGTCAAAGACGCCATGCCCAACATGGGCGTGAAAAAGTCCGATGTGGTCAAGGCTGTGGTGGTTCGCACCAAGGCGACCCTGCGTCGTGACACCGGCAATTCCATCCGGTTCGACGACAACGCCGCCGTGATCATCAACGACGACAAGAACCCCAAGGGCACCCGCGTCTTCGGCCCCGTGGCCCGTGAGCTGCGCGAGCGCAACTTCACCAAAATCGTGTCCCTCGCTCCGGAGGTGATCTGA
- the rplX gene encoding 50S ribosomal protein L24 yields MATATSQSAPTQRIKMRLRKGDTVKVIAGKDKGKTGEVLRTLPNENRVIVEGVNMRTRHVKPTQEGESGRIVTEEASLHASNVMLYSTTKKVASRVELITEKDGSKKRRLKKTGEVID; encoded by the coding sequence ATGGCCACTGCAACCTCCCAATCCGCTCCAACCCAGCGCATCAAGATGCGTCTGCGCAAAGGCGACACCGTTAAGGTCATCGCCGGCAAGGACAAGGGCAAGACCGGAGAAGTGCTACGCACGCTGCCCAACGAAAACCGCGTGATCGTGGAGGGCGTGAACATGCGCACCCGCCACGTGAAGCCCACCCAAGAGGGTGAGAGCGGACGGATCGTCACCGAAGAGGCATCGCTGCATGCCTCCAACGTGATGCTCTACTCCACCACGAAAAAGGTGGCCAGCCGAGTCGAGCTGATCACTGAGAAAGATGGCAGCAAGAAGCGCCGTCTCAAGAAAACAGGCGAGGTGATCGACTGA
- the rplE gene encoding 50S ribosomal protein L5, whose translation MSLKQRYRETIQPKLLKDLSLSNIHEVPKVVKVTVNRGLGEAAQNAKSLEASVNELAQITGQKVVVTRAKKAIAGFKIRQGMPIGCAVTLRGERMYAFLERLINLALPRIRDFRGVSPKSFDGRGNYTLGVREQIIFPEISFDKIDAIRGMDITIVTTARTDEEGRALLREMGMPFRSN comes from the coding sequence ATGTCACTGAAACAGCGCTATCGGGAGACCATTCAGCCCAAACTGCTGAAGGATCTGAGTCTCTCCAACATCCACGAAGTCCCCAAGGTGGTGAAAGTCACCGTCAACCGAGGACTTGGCGAAGCCGCCCAGAACGCGAAGTCCCTCGAGGCTTCGGTGAACGAGCTGGCTCAAATCACCGGCCAAAAAGTGGTGGTAACCCGCGCCAAGAAAGCCATTGCCGGTTTCAAAATCCGCCAAGGCATGCCGATCGGTTGTGCCGTCACCCTTCGTGGCGAACGCATGTATGCGTTCCTTGAGCGACTCATCAACCTGGCGCTCCCCCGAATCCGCGACTTCAGAGGCGTCAGCCCCAAAAGCTTCGACGGCCGCGGCAACTACACCCTGGGGGTGAGAGAACAGATCATCTTCCCTGAAATCTCCTTCGACAAAATCGATGCCATCAGGGGCATGGACATCACCATCGTGACCACTGCCCGCACGGATGAAGAGGGCCGGGCCCTCCTCCGCGAGATGGGAATGCCATTCCGCAGCAACTGA
- the rpsH gene encoding 30S ribosomal protein S8, producing MANHDPISDMLTRIRNASEKRHQNTKVPASRMSRSIAKVLQQEGFIAEISEEGEGVHTNLVLELKYSGKHRLPTIRSMQRVSKPGLRIYKNTRGLPKVLGGLGVAIISTSKGVMSDRDARKQGVGGEVLCYVY from the coding sequence ATGGCCAACCACGACCCTATTTCCGACATGCTCACCCGCATTCGTAATGCGAGTGAGAAACGTCACCAGAACACCAAAGTCCCCGCATCCCGCATGTCCCGCAGCATCGCCAAGGTGCTGCAGCAGGAGGGTTTCATCGCTGAGATCAGCGAAGAAGGCGAAGGAGTTCACACCAATTTGGTGCTGGAACTGAAGTACAGCGGCAAGCACCGACTGCCCACCATCCGCTCCATGCAACGGGTGAGCAAGCCCGGTCTGCGCATCTACAAGAACACCCGCGGACTTCCCAAAGTCCTCGGTGGACTGGGGGTGGCCATCATCTCCACCTCCAAGGGTGTGATGAGCGATCGCGATGCCCGCAAGCAGGGCGTCGGCGGTGAAGTGCTCTGTTACGTCTATTGA
- the rplF gene encoding 50S ribosomal protein L6 translates to MSRIGKSPIPIPDKVSVSLDGLAVTVKGPKGELKRTLPDGVSVNQVENTIVVAPTSEKRLSRERHGLCRTLVANMIEGVSNGYSKKLEIVGVGSRAQVKGKTLVVSAGYSHPVEVQAPEGITFAVENNTNVTVSGTDKELVGNEAAKIRAIRPPEPYKGKGIKYAGERILRKAGKSGKK, encoded by the coding sequence ATGTCACGTATCGGTAAATCCCCCATTCCCATTCCCGACAAGGTGAGTGTGAGTCTTGACGGACTCGCTGTCACCGTGAAGGGACCAAAAGGCGAACTGAAGCGCACGCTCCCCGACGGTGTGAGCGTGAATCAAGTGGAGAACACCATTGTGGTGGCTCCCACCAGCGAGAAGCGCCTCTCTAGAGAGCGTCACGGACTGTGCCGCACCCTGGTCGCCAACATGATCGAAGGCGTCAGCAACGGGTATTCCAAGAAACTTGAAATCGTGGGCGTCGGCTCCAGGGCTCAAGTGAAAGGCAAGACCCTTGTGGTGAGTGCCGGCTACAGCCACCCGGTGGAGGTACAGGCCCCTGAAGGCATCACCTTCGCCGTTGAAAACAACACCAACGTCACTGTCTCCGGCACCGACAAGGAGCTGGTGGGCAATGAGGCGGCCAAGATCCGCGCCATCCGTCCGCCTGAGCCCTACAAGGGCAAAGGCATCAAGTACGCGGGCGAGCGCATCCTGCGCAAGGCAGGCAAGTCAGGCAAGAAGTAA